Part of the Polaribacter sp. Hel1_33_78 genome is shown below.
TGTTGGAAATCATCAATGTTTTTATATTTTTTAAACGATAAAAAGTTGGTGATATAACACAAATTAATCGCGTTATTTTCTACTTTAGAAACACCACAATATCCTCCTTTAAAATTATGAAGCGCTACTAAATCTTCTGGAAAATTTCCTTTTACATGAATTTTCACCCCTAAATAAGGTGATTTTTTTTGAATAAAATTACGGTTCATTTTTACATCTAAGACACTTCTTTTACCGAATGCTCCAATTGTAATTTTTGATGTATATTTTTTATTTTCTTTCGTTTGTACTAGAAAAGAATCATTGGAGAAATCAACATTAAGAACAATGTCTTTTAATATGGTTACGCCATTTTTTATTGCTTTTTTTGACAACTCGAAATCGAGCTTGTAACGAGAAATTCCGAACCCTCCCAGAGGTAATTTTGCTGAAATCAAATTACCTTTAGTTGTCGAAAGCTCGAACCTATCAATCTTTACCGCACCGAAATTAAAAGGATTAATATCAAGAAACTCTAAATATGGCAAGACTTCATTAGAAATGTATTCACCACATACTTTATGTTTTGGATAGTTGTTTTTCTCAATTAATAGCACTTTTTTATCAAATTTAGATAAGTGAATTGCGTTGCACAAACCCGCCAAACCGCCTCCAATTATAATAATATCAAAATTTTTGAGGTTTTCTTTCATATCTCTAATTCAGTAAATCCGCCAACTCTTTGCCAACTAAACTACCAATTGCGATGCCCATTCCCCCTAGACGAACTCCACAAAAAACGTTCTCAGAAAGCTGTTTAACGATTGCTTTTTTCTGATTTCCAACACCCATAATTCCACTCCATTTGTGTTCAATTTCAAAGTCTGTATTTGGTAAAATTGTTTCTTTTAATATCTTTTCTAATTGGTTTTGAATGATCTCTGTCTGACCGAATGCAGTCGTTTCTTCCGTTTTAAAATCGAGATTTCTACCTCCTCCAAAGAGCACTCTATTATCTATATTCCTAAAGTAATAATACCCTTTTTCTAAATGAAAAGTTCCTTTTATATGTAAGTTTTTAATTGGCT
Proteins encoded:
- a CDS encoding NAD(P)/FAD-dependent oxidoreductase produces the protein MKENLKNFDIIIIGGGLAGLCNAIHLSKFDKKVLLIEKNNYPKHKVCGEYISNEVLPYLEFLDINPFNFGAVKIDRFELSTTKGNLISAKLPLGGFGISRYKLDFELSKKAIKNGVTILKDIVLNVDFSNDSFLVQTKENKKYTSKITIGAFGKRSVLDVKMNRNFIQKKSPYLGVKIHVKGNFPEDLVALHNFKGGYCGVSKVENNAINLCYITNFLSFKKYKNIDDFQQKVVFQNHFLKEIFNGSEAIFEKPLTISQISFVTKNPVENHILMCGDSAGMIHPLCGNGMSMAIQSAQMASKLILNYFNGELNSRNELEKQYIRDWNRKFSFRLKTGHFIAMLFRKDKIAAVLLQVLKKLPFLLPIIIKQTHGKLMKI